One genomic window of Bacillus sp. S3 includes the following:
- a CDS encoding anaerobic sulfatase maturase, translating to MSIGCLTTEHRNISVMWKTVSEDCNLACDYCYYSTCGGKPGKKINRIDSKILDKFIKEYMERSNGVASFAWQGGEPLLAGLDFFEEVVSLQAKYAPKNTIISNSLQTNGTLLTGKSALFLKQYQFLVGVSLDGPKEIHDARRVDSRGQGSFDRVMKGIGYLRKHRVDFNILTVVHKGNVGKATEMMQFFESEGFGFVQFIPCMDFRAQEVNRPGVYDITPEEYGDFLCEAFDYWYNNGDPRTSIRFFDEMLSVYVNQQPGSCIHMASCPQTIILEQNGDAFPCDFYINPEWKIGNVGSDSIDELLSHPLYDTFLKMKPNLPEPCKTCEWKKLCHGGCPRNRKWSADRSTSEVDYFCSSYKQIYSYADERMKQLGDKVRAELFYQNVARYFKGKSPKRNDPCPCGSGKKYKQCCADLRVS from the coding sequence ATGAGCATTGGCTGCTTGACGACAGAACATCGAAATATAAGTGTGATGTGGAAGACGGTATCTGAAGATTGTAATTTAGCGTGTGATTATTGTTATTACAGCACTTGTGGCGGAAAGCCAGGGAAGAAAATTAATCGAATTGATTCTAAGATTTTAGATAAATTTATTAAGGAATATATGGAGAGGTCAAATGGGGTTGCTTCCTTTGCCTGGCAAGGGGGAGAACCGTTACTAGCCGGGCTTGATTTTTTCGAGGAAGTGGTTTCTCTTCAAGCTAAATACGCTCCGAAAAATACGATTATTTCTAACTCACTGCAAACCAATGGAACGCTATTGACTGGTAAATCTGCGCTTTTTTTAAAACAGTATCAATTTTTAGTGGGAGTTAGTTTGGATGGACCAAAGGAGATTCATGATGCCCGGAGAGTAGATTCCCGAGGGCAGGGCAGCTTTGACCGGGTTATGAAGGGAATCGGATATCTTCGTAAGCATAGGGTAGATTTTAATATTTTAACTGTCGTGCACAAGGGGAATGTTGGGAAAGCAACAGAGATGATGCAATTTTTTGAATCTGAGGGATTCGGATTTGTTCAATTTATCCCATGTATGGATTTCCGTGCTCAAGAGGTTAACCGTCCCGGTGTTTACGATATAACACCGGAAGAATATGGCGACTTCCTTTGTGAAGCCTTTGATTATTGGTATAACAATGGCGACCCAAGGACTTCGATACGATTCTTTGATGAAATGCTTTCTGTTTATGTGAATCAGCAGCCAGGTTCCTGTATCCATATGGCCTCATGCCCGCAAACGATTATTCTAGAACAAAATGGGGATGCCTTCCCTTGTGACTTTTATATTAATCCAGAATGGAAGATTGGTAATGTCGGAAGTGATTCTATTGATGAACTATTATCCCACCCATTGTATGATACCTTCCTTAAAATGAAGCCCAACTTACCCGAACCATGTAAAACATGTGAATGGAAGAAGCTCTGCCATGGAGGATGCCCTCGTAATCGGAAATGGAGTGCCGATCGTTCGACCTCGGAGGTTGACTATTTTTGTTCGAGTTACAAGCAAATTTACAGTTATGCAGATGAACGGATGAAGCAGCTCGGAGATAAGGTTAGGGCGGAGTTGTTCTATCAGAATGTGGCACGTTATTTTAAAGGGAAATCTCCAAAAAGGAATGATCCATGTCCGTGCGGCAGCGGGAAAAAATACAAACAATGCTGTGCAGACCTTCGTGTCAGCTAG
- a CDS encoding sugar phosphate isomerase/epimerase family protein, with the protein MKLSNKIGIIVDSLRLPLREGLKTAKEMGADGVQIYAVDGEMAPENLTSAARKELKDYISSLGLEISALCGDLGGHGFQDPEMNPQKIEKSKRILDLAVELGTDIVTTHIGIIPEDPAAPVYESMQKACEELGVYAKSLNAYFAIETGPETSLKLKSFLDTLSTNGVSVNFDPANMVMVTGDDPVEGVKLLKDYIVHTHVKDGVRNKPVDPRDVYGALGYGGGVDHEQIAKMVTEGEFFRELPLGEGKVDFVNYFAALQSIGYNGYLTIEREVGTNPVYDIGEAIKFIRTFK; encoded by the coding sequence ATGAAACTATCAAATAAAATCGGAATTATTGTGGACAGCCTCCGTTTGCCGCTCCGTGAAGGTTTAAAGACAGCTAAAGAGATGGGTGCAGATGGCGTTCAAATTTATGCGGTGGATGGAGAAATGGCTCCGGAAAATTTAACTTCTGCTGCCCGAAAGGAATTAAAGGATTACATCTCATCATTAGGGTTAGAGATATCGGCTCTTTGCGGTGATCTTGGAGGGCATGGATTTCAGGATCCAGAAATGAATCCGCAAAAAATTGAAAAATCAAAGAGAATCCTAGATTTGGCCGTTGAATTAGGAACGGATATTGTGACAACTCATATTGGGATAATTCCTGAAGACCCAGCCGCCCCTGTGTATGAATCGATGCAAAAAGCGTGTGAGGAATTAGGGGTATACGCAAAAAGCTTAAATGCTTATTTTGCGATTGAAACAGGCCCGGAAACCTCCTTAAAGCTGAAGTCGTTCTTGGATACTCTTAGCACCAATGGGGTTTCCGTCAATTTTGATCCGGCAAATATGGTCATGGTTACAGGAGATGACCCTGTTGAAGGAGTTAAGCTTTTGAAGGATTACATTGTTCATACACATGTGAAGGATGGAGTCCGAAATAAACCTGTAGATCCTCGTGATGTTTACGGTGCACTTGGCTATGGCGGCGGAGTGGACCATGAACAAATTGCCAAGATGGTAACCGAAGGGGAATTTTTCAGAGAGTTACCGTTAGGTGAGGGGAAAGTCGATTTTGTAAATTATTTCGCTGCACTACAATCAATTGGTTACAATGGTTATTTAACCATTGAAAGAGAAGTAGGGACAAACCCTGTTTATGATATTGGCGAGGCTATTAAGTTTATTCGGACATTTAAATAA
- a CDS encoding Gfo/Idh/MocA family protein has translation MSKLKIGVIGAGSISDLHFQSYAKNEQVEIHAICDLNEERAEEKKKKYNAEVIYTNYEDLLKNPQIDAVSICTWNNSHAEIAIAALNAGKHVLVEKPLCKTVEESLKVEEAVMKSGKILQVGFVRRFGTNTKVLKSFIDSGDLGEIYYAKASILRRLGNPGGWFADKERSGGGPLIDIGIHIIDLCWYLMGKPKVKSISGNTYSKLGNRANIKNLSFYQAADYDPSINKVEDLANALIRFENGASLMIDVSFTLHLKKDETSVKIFGDKGGAEIEPELVIVTEKNNTILNAQPQIDSLSFDFNNAFQNEINHFIKCCQGEEQTISPVEDGVEIMKILCGIYESSETGKEISFDRSNVTV, from the coding sequence ATGAGTAAATTAAAAATTGGTGTAATTGGGGCCGGTTCGATTTCAGATTTACATTTTCAGTCTTATGCAAAAAATGAACAGGTTGAAATCCATGCCATTTGTGATTTGAATGAAGAAAGGGCAGAGGAAAAAAAGAAAAAATACAATGCTGAAGTCATTTATACAAATTATGAAGACTTATTGAAGAACCCGCAAATTGATGCGGTCAGTATTTGTACATGGAATAATTCTCATGCAGAAATTGCCATTGCTGCTTTGAATGCTGGCAAGCATGTATTAGTTGAAAAACCATTATGTAAAACGGTTGAGGAATCGCTAAAGGTAGAGGAAGCGGTAATGAAAAGCGGGAAAATCCTTCAAGTAGGCTTTGTCCGCAGATTTGGAACGAATACAAAAGTTCTTAAATCGTTTATTGATTCTGGTGATCTAGGCGAAATTTATTATGCAAAAGCCTCGATACTAAGACGTTTAGGAAACCCTGGTGGCTGGTTTGCTGACAAGGAAAGATCAGGCGGAGGACCGCTTATCGATATCGGTATCCATATCATTGATTTATGCTGGTATCTAATGGGGAAACCAAAAGTGAAATCCATTAGCGGAAACACTTATTCAAAGCTTGGAAATCGAGCGAATATTAAAAACTTATCTTTCTATCAAGCAGCAGATTATGATCCTAGTATTAATAAAGTAGAAGATCTTGCCAATGCCCTAATCCGTTTTGAAAATGGTGCTTCCTTAATGATCGATGTCAGTTTTACCCTTCACCTTAAGAAGGATGAAACGTCTGTTAAGATTTTTGGCGATAAAGGTGGAGCAGAAATTGAACCTGAACTCGTTATCGTAACAGAAAAAAATAATACGATTTTAAATGCACAGCCGCAAATTGATTCCCTGTCCTTTGATTTCAATAATGCTTTCCAAAATGAAATTAACCATTTCATTAAGTGTTGCCAAGGTGAAGAACAAACTATCAGCCCAGTGGAAGACGGCGTGGAAATAATGAAAATATTATGCGGCATCTATGAATCAAGTGAAACAGGTAAAGAAATCTCTTTTGACCGATCCAACGTAACGGTTTAA
- a CDS encoding alpha-L-fucosidase: MNAREERVKWFMEDRFGLFIHWGLYSIPARGEWLRANERLTIEEYQPFFEEFNPMYYNPREWAKAAKAAGQKYAVLTAKHHDGFCLFDSQLTDYKVTNTPAGRDLIKEYVEAFRAEGIKVGLYYSIIDWYHQDFPKYGDRYHPMRDNEEYKEDVVDFSGYLAYFHGQVKELLTNYGKIDILWFDFSYDDMTGEKWEATKLMEMIRELQPEILIDNRLGGNIKLAQPEVYAGDFYSPEQIIPVGGIVNMDLKPIPWEACITLNDHWGYHSKDLNYKSPKQVIRTLVECVSKGGNLLLNVGPNAKGEIPEQSHEILQAVGKWMRQNGESVYGCNTAGLPKPEWGRYTQKGNYLYAHVFDRGIGPIYFQGLKGRIKKARLLADGSELKVEVPWMAEQYSDIENGAFIHLSGAQLPDEMDTVIELELID, from the coding sequence ATGAACGCAAGAGAAGAGCGAGTAAAGTGGTTCATGGAAGATCGTTTTGGTTTGTTTATTCATTGGGGGCTGTATTCGATTCCTGCGAGAGGAGAATGGCTCCGTGCCAATGAACGGTTAACCATTGAGGAGTATCAGCCTTTTTTTGAGGAATTCAATCCCATGTACTATAACCCTCGCGAGTGGGCAAAAGCGGCAAAAGCAGCCGGGCAGAAATATGCCGTGTTAACCGCCAAGCACCATGATGGTTTTTGTTTATTTGATAGTCAATTAACTGATTATAAGGTAACCAATACACCTGCGGGCCGTGACCTCATTAAGGAATATGTTGAGGCATTCCGGGCAGAAGGAATAAAGGTAGGGCTGTATTATTCGATTATTGACTGGTATCATCAGGATTTCCCTAAGTACGGGGACCGCTATCATCCGATGCGGGACAATGAGGAATATAAAGAAGATGTAGTAGACTTTTCAGGATATCTTGCCTATTTCCATGGACAGGTTAAAGAGTTATTAACGAACTATGGGAAAATTGATATTTTATGGTTTGACTTTTCCTATGATGATATGACGGGGGAAAAATGGGAAGCAACGAAGCTTATGGAGATGATCCGTGAGTTGCAGCCAGAAATTCTAATTGATAACCGTCTGGGCGGAAATATTAAGTTAGCCCAGCCTGAAGTTTATGCAGGGGATTTTTACTCTCCGGAACAAATTATTCCTGTAGGCGGGATTGTCAATATGGATCTTAAGCCGATTCCATGGGAGGCATGTATCACCTTGAATGATCATTGGGGTTATCATTCGAAGGATTTGAATTACAAATCTCCGAAACAAGTCATTCGCACATTGGTCGAGTGTGTCAGTAAGGGCGGAAATCTATTGTTAAATGTCGGTCCAAATGCTAAGGGGGAAATTCCTGAGCAATCCCACGAGATTTTACAGGCGGTCGGAAAGTGGATGAGGCAGAATGGGGAAAGCGTTTATGGATGTAACACCGCTGGTTTGCCGAAGCCAGAGTGGGGAAGGTATACCCAAAAAGGAAACTATTTATATGCCCATGTATTTGACCGTGGGATTGGTCCCATTTATTTTCAGGGATTAAAAGGCAGGATTAAAAAAGCAAGGCTCCTTGCTGATGGAAGTGAACTAAAGGTGGAGGTTCCGTGGATGGCGGAGCAGTATTCAGATATTGAAAATGGTGCGTTCATTCATTTATCAGGAGCACAGCTGCCAGATGAAATGGATACCGTTATTGAACTAGAATTAATAGATTGA
- a CDS encoding Gfo/Idh/MocA family protein: MDKVRVGFVGAGGIANVHLQHVSKNERALVTAICDIHEETALQKVKQYGGSAYTNVDEMLEKEALDALFISVPPFAHGDIEEKAAKKGIHLMVEKPLGLDYQTVAKKAEVIKQSGIINGAGYCLRYWETVAKAKEYLKDKKPALVRGHYLSSFVPTPWYIDWEKSGGQLVEQSTHIVDLARYLGGEIEQVYANMSLQVHHDFPNINIPDVTSMNFVYDSGAVGHIDSTFAQFDHRTGIELLGGDFRVVIDGGNLTILEKGAKPLNFKPELDFYGVQDSLFIEAIIKGDQNLILSSYEDGLKTLAVTLAANQSHETGLPVRVADLSKLIVNKHMEVNS; encoded by the coding sequence TTGGATAAAGTTCGTGTTGGATTTGTAGGAGCAGGTGGAATTGCGAATGTCCACCTGCAGCATGTCAGTAAAAATGAAAGGGCTTTAGTGACAGCGATTTGTGACATTCATGAAGAGACGGCACTGCAAAAAGTGAAGCAATATGGCGGATCAGCCTACACAAATGTGGATGAAATGCTTGAGAAAGAAGCGTTAGATGCATTATTTATTTCTGTACCGCCATTTGCTCATGGAGACATTGAAGAAAAAGCGGCTAAAAAAGGGATTCATTTAATGGTTGAAAAACCACTGGGCCTTGACTATCAAACCGTTGCCAAAAAGGCAGAAGTTATCAAACAATCAGGAATTATCAACGGGGCAGGATATTGCCTGCGTTACTGGGAAACGGTGGCGAAGGCAAAGGAATACTTAAAGGATAAGAAACCTGCCTTGGTTCGCGGCCATTATTTATCATCATTTGTTCCGACACCTTGGTACATTGATTGGGAGAAATCCGGAGGCCAGCTTGTTGAGCAATCGACACATATCGTGGATTTAGCGAGATATTTAGGCGGCGAGATCGAACAAGTCTATGCCAATATGAGCCTGCAGGTCCATCATGATTTCCCAAATATTAATATCCCAGATGTGACCTCCATGAATTTCGTATATGACTCTGGAGCGGTTGGCCATATCGATAGTACCTTTGCTCAATTTGACCATCGGACAGGAATAGAATTATTGGGAGGAGATTTTCGGGTTGTTATCGATGGCGGTAATTTGACAATCCTCGAAAAAGGGGCTAAACCTTTAAACTTCAAACCAGAGTTGGATTTCTATGGAGTCCAGGACAGCTTATTTATCGAGGCTATTATCAAAGGAGACCAAAATTTAATTTTATCCTCCTACGAGGATGGTTTAAAGACACTAGCCGTAACGTTAGCTGCCAATCAGTCGCATGAAACGGGACTTCCGGTGAGAGTGGCTGATTTAAGTAAGTTGATTGTGAATAAACATATGGAGGTAAATTCTTAA
- a CDS encoding sulfatase codes for MRILYLDLDSLRPDHLGCYGYHRNTSPNIDEIAKDGVIFSNYYCSDAPCLPSRSALMSGKFGIHNGVVGHGGTAADMRREGPSRGFSDRLARESLPGSLRQLGFKTAAISTFAERHSAWTFNAGFNEVLNIGRSGGESAEQVLPVALKWLEDNGKADNWFLHLNFWDPHTPYRTPEEYGNPFANEPMPAWLTEDVFKLHQQKENQHSINHMNELAKTHYYRWPRHGGQIAAYDDLRMIIDNYDCAIRYMDDHVGQVLRKLEELGVMEDTAILISADHGENMGELGIYSEHGTADQGTCRIPMIIRWPNGLKGTIDEGLHYHLDLAPTIASLLGGPKIESWDGQSYSDSIVNGGFTGREYLVLSQCAHVCQRSVRFGDWLYIRSYHDGYNGFPKEMLFNLTEDPYEQVNLSQERRDICKDAVYILNEWHDEMMASMEYAFDPLWTVMKEGGPLHAREYKK; via the coding sequence ATGAGAATTCTCTATTTAGATTTAGACTCACTCCGTCCTGATCACTTAGGATGCTATGGTTACCATCGCAATACTTCACCAAATATTGATGAGATTGCAAAGGATGGCGTGATATTTTCCAATTATTATTGTTCTGATGCGCCCTGTTTACCATCACGGTCAGCTTTAATGTCAGGAAAATTTGGTATTCATAATGGGGTCGTTGGTCATGGCGGAACTGCAGCCGATATGAGGCGTGAAGGACCAAGCCGCGGCTTTAGCGATCGATTAGCCCGGGAAAGTCTACCAGGATCACTGCGTCAGCTTGGTTTTAAAACGGCTGCCATTAGCACATTTGCTGAAAGACATTCTGCCTGGACGTTCAATGCAGGTTTTAATGAAGTATTAAATATCGGCAGAAGCGGCGGGGAATCTGCTGAACAAGTTCTCCCTGTTGCACTTAAATGGCTGGAGGATAATGGGAAAGCAGATAATTGGTTTTTACATTTGAACTTCTGGGATCCGCATACCCCATATCGAACACCTGAGGAATATGGCAATCCCTTTGCCAATGAACCGATGCCTGCATGGTTAACGGAAGATGTCTTTAAGCTTCATCAACAGAAGGAGAATCAACACAGTATTAACCATATGAATGAACTTGCAAAGACACATTATTATAGATGGCCTCGACATGGCGGGCAGATTGCGGCCTACGATGATCTACGAATGATTATTGACAATTATGATTGTGCCATCCGCTATATGGATGATCATGTCGGACAGGTACTGCGAAAGTTAGAAGAGTTAGGAGTGATGGAAGATACCGCGATCTTGATTAGCGCTGATCATGGGGAAAATATGGGAGAGTTAGGTATTTACTCTGAGCATGGAACCGCTGACCAAGGAACTTGTCGTATTCCGATGATTATCCGTTGGCCAAACGGCTTGAAGGGAACAATCGATGAAGGATTACACTATCATCTGGATCTTGCTCCTACAATCGCTAGTTTACTAGGAGGACCAAAGATTGAATCCTGGGATGGACAAAGCTATTCAGACAGTATCGTGAACGGCGGATTTACAGGCAGGGAATACCTGGTTCTATCCCAATGTGCCCATGTTTGTCAGCGAAGTGTCCGATTTGGTGATTGGTTATATATCCGCTCGTATCATGATGGATATAATGGTTTCCCAAAAGAGATGTTGTTTAATTTAACCGAAGATCCGTATGAACAAGTAAATCTTTCCCAGGAAAGGCGCGACATATGTAAGGACGCAGTTTATATCCTTAACGAATGGCATGACGAAATGATGGCTTCAATGGAATATGCTTTTGACCCATTATGGACCGTGATGAAAGAAGGCGGACCATTGCACGCAAGGGAATATAAAAAATAA
- a CDS encoding ABC transporter ATP-binding protein: MEEKRKKKLILERFHYSNEQVIDKAFNWQQISRLLQYVKPYAKSYLPLSFLAVILSTAIRLIIPILIGVYTLDRAIIEKDTGLLLNLVFIISGLYLLSYLVNALRIRWMNKLGQNVIYDLRKHLFTHVQSLSHRFFDQRSAGSILVRIMNDINSLQELFTNGVINLLTDFLLLLAVIFILFSLNAKLTIAIMVILPIMFFISTSLRKKIRLSWQMVRLKQSKINSHLNESIQGIRVTQVFTQEDENIQFFKGLNKENFDTWQGAVKKNAMFGPFVEMTNAIGTAILIWYGAFLVMNGESTIGEFVSFAFYLGMFWEPISRLGQLYNQLLIGMASFERIFEYLDERPLVAEAPNARVLASMKGKIEFEDVTFSYDEKRTALNGISFSIQAGETAALVGHTGSGKTTIANLISRFYDATEGEVKIDGHSIQDISVASLRSQISVVLQDTFIFSGTIMENIRFGNPSSSDEEVVAAATAVGADSFITKLSNGYHTEVEERGNVLSVGERQLLSFARTLLADPKILILDEATASIDTETEVKIQRALKTILKGRTAIIIAHRLSTIREADKIIVMEHGNILEQGNHEMLMAKQGVYYELVKAQYKMLAVG, from the coding sequence ATGGAAGAAAAGCGTAAGAAAAAATTAATATTAGAACGGTTTCACTATTCAAATGAGCAAGTGATCGATAAAGCATTTAACTGGCAGCAGATAAGTCGGTTATTGCAGTATGTAAAACCGTATGCGAAGTCGTATCTGCCGCTATCATTTTTAGCTGTTATCCTGTCAACAGCCATCCGGTTAATCATTCCGATTTTAATCGGTGTCTATACACTTGACCGGGCGATTATTGAAAAAGATACCGGATTGCTATTGAACCTAGTTTTTATCATTTCAGGATTGTATTTGCTGTCTTATTTGGTCAATGCCTTAAGAATTCGCTGGATGAATAAGCTTGGGCAAAATGTCATTTATGACTTACGCAAGCATTTATTTACCCATGTTCAGTCATTGTCCCATCGGTTCTTTGACCAGCGCTCGGCCGGCTCGATTCTTGTCCGGATTATGAATGACATTAACTCTCTTCAGGAATTGTTCACGAATGGTGTTATTAATCTATTAACTGATTTTCTGCTGTTATTGGCGGTCATTTTTATCCTATTCTCTTTAAATGCTAAACTCACGATTGCGATAATGGTTATTCTGCCAATCATGTTTTTTATATCGACAAGTCTGCGAAAAAAGATCCGATTATCGTGGCAGATGGTACGGCTGAAACAATCAAAAATTAACTCTCATTTGAATGAAAGCATTCAAGGAATTCGAGTCACACAGGTATTTACCCAAGAAGATGAGAACATTCAATTTTTTAAGGGACTCAACAAAGAAAACTTTGACACATGGCAGGGAGCAGTCAAGAAAAATGCGATGTTTGGTCCGTTTGTGGAAATGACGAATGCCATCGGGACGGCAATTCTAATTTGGTATGGTGCTTTTCTTGTGATGAACGGCGAAAGTACCATTGGGGAATTTGTTTCGTTTGCCTTTTATTTAGGGATGTTCTGGGAGCCGATTTCCCGTCTTGGTCAATTATATAACCAGCTCTTGATTGGAATGGCGTCTTTCGAGCGGATTTTTGAGTATTTGGATGAACGGCCGCTTGTGGCAGAAGCTCCAAACGCACGGGTGCTGGCTTCGATGAAGGGCAAGATTGAGTTTGAAGACGTAACGTTTTCCTATGATGAAAAGAGAACGGCATTAAATGGCATCTCGTTTTCGATTCAGGCAGGTGAGACTGCGGCGCTTGTCGGGCACACAGGGTCAGGGAAGACAACAATCGCTAATTTGATTAGCCGATTTTATGACGCAACAGAAGGCGAAGTTAAAATTGATGGCCATTCCATTCAGGATATATCGGTTGCCAGTTTGCGTTCGCAAATTAGTGTCGTCCTCCAGGATACGTTTATTTTTTCAGGTACAATCATGGAAAACATCCGATTTGGCAACCCAAGTTCGAGCGATGAGGAAGTAGTGGCAGCCGCAACAGCTGTCGGTGCTGATTCTTTCATTACGAAACTTTCAAATGGGTACCATACAGAAGTGGAAGAGCGTGGCAATGTTTTGTCTGTAGGTGAACGACAGCTTCTTTCCTTCGCAAGAACTCTGCTCGCGGATCCAAAAATCCTCATTCTTGATGAGGCAACAGCAAGTATTGATACAGAGACTGAAGTCAAGATTCAACGAGCATTAAAAACAATTTTAAAAGGAAGAACGGCGATCATCATTGCTCATAGGCTTTCGACAATTCGAGAAGCAGACAAGATTATTGTCATGGAACATGGTAATATTCTGGAACAAGGTAATCACGAGATGCTGATGGCCAAACAAGGAGTTTACTACGAATTGGTAAAAGCACAATATAAAATGCTTGCTGTGGGTTGA
- a CDS encoding alpha-glucosidase/alpha-galactosidase — protein sequence MSKITFIGAGSTVFAKNVLGDCLMVPALKGFEFALFDIDEKRLKESEAMLLNLRNRYNKSIRIKAYLDRKEALQGAKYVINAIQVGGYKPSTVIDFEIPKKYGLRQTIADSVGIGGIFRSLRTIPVLFDFAKDIEEVCPDALFLNYTNPMASLTGAMLRYTNVKTVGLCHSVQTCTRDLFESLGMEHEGISEKIAGINHMAWLLEVKKAGKDLYPEIKRRAKQKQVSKHPDMVRFELMDKFGFYVTESSEHNAEYHPYFIKRQYPDLVEKFNIPLDEYPRRCENQIRSWEGMREELTRNSDLSHDRSNEYGSRIIESMETNIPFKFGGNVLNTGGLIPNLPRKAVVEVPCVSDRSGITPCYMGELPEQLAALNRTNINTQLLTIEAAVTRKKEHVYQAAMLDPHTAAELSLDDIVSLCDDLIAAHGEWLPVFK from the coding sequence ATGTCAAAAATCACGTTTATAGGCGCAGGAAGTACGGTTTTTGCTAAAAATGTCCTCGGGGACTGCTTGATGGTACCAGCCCTTAAGGGGTTTGAGTTCGCATTATTTGATATTGACGAGAAACGCTTAAAAGAATCGGAGGCCATGCTTCTGAATTTGAGAAATCGATATAACAAAAGCATTCGGATAAAGGCCTATTTGGACAGAAAGGAAGCGTTACAAGGAGCTAAATATGTGATAAATGCCATTCAAGTTGGCGGCTATAAACCGAGTACAGTCATTGATTTTGAAATACCGAAAAAATATGGTCTCCGCCAGACAATTGCGGACAGTGTTGGAATTGGCGGAATCTTTCGTTCATTACGCACCATTCCTGTTTTATTTGACTTTGCAAAGGATATCGAGGAAGTTTGCCCGGATGCTTTGTTCTTAAATTATACGAATCCGATGGCTTCTTTAACGGGTGCGATGCTTCGCTATACAAACGTGAAAACAGTTGGATTATGCCATAGTGTCCAAACCTGTACAAGGGATCTATTCGAATCATTGGGAATGGAGCATGAAGGCATTTCTGAGAAAATAGCTGGTATTAACCATATGGCCTGGCTGCTTGAAGTAAAAAAGGCTGGAAAAGATTTATATCCTGAAATTAAACGACGGGCTAAACAGAAACAAGTGTCAAAGCACCCCGATATGGTGCGGTTTGAGTTAATGGACAAATTCGGATTTTATGTGACTGAATCTTCAGAGCATAATGCGGAATATCATCCGTATTTCATTAAACGACAATATCCGGACTTAGTTGAAAAGTTCAATATTCCGCTCGATGAATATCCGAGACGCTGTGAAAATCAAATACGGAGCTGGGAGGGAATGCGTGAAGAGCTGACAAGGAATTCAGATCTTTCTCATGACCGCTCAAATGAATATGGTTCAAGAATCATTGAATCCATGGAAACCAATATTCCATTTAAGTTCGGCGGCAATGTCTTAAATACAGGCGGCTTAATACCTAATCTGCCCCGGAAGGCTGTGGTAGAAGTACCGTGTGTTTCAGATCGCAGCGGAATCACACCGTGCTATATGGGGGAGCTTCCCGAGCAGCTTGCTGCACTAAACCGAACCAATATAAATACCCAGCTGTTGACCATCGAAGCAGCGGTTACGAGGAAAAAAGAGCATGTTTACCAGGCAGCCATGCTGGATCCGCATACAGCAGCGGAATTATCATTAGACGATATTGTATCATTGTGTGATGACTTAATAGCAGCACATGGAGAATGGCTGCCAGTGTTTAAATAA
- a CDS encoding AraC family ligand binding domain-containing protein codes for MSSQKYGNYGFRFQDMPQNNVANISSIGWELQTSIDYYWDGMRRKDIQGVEKYVFQYTLSGQGAITFDDKRYSLHHGDAFFVQLPSQHCYFLPESSESWEFIYITLTGSAAASCWDFIHVHAGKTVNIPPETNLIQLLYSLLQETREQKMIDAYLSSARAYEFIMECYRFTKKLNTANQEIRKMTGFSPGEFRESRISNLDYLIL; via the coding sequence TTGTCTAGTCAAAAGTATGGTAATTACGGGTTTCGTTTTCAGGATATGCCTCAAAATAATGTAGCAAATATTTCATCAATTGGATGGGAGCTTCAAACTTCCATTGATTATTACTGGGATGGGATGAGGAGAAAGGATATTCAAGGGGTAGAAAAATATGTTTTTCAATATACCCTCTCCGGTCAAGGTGCCATTACCTTCGATGATAAGCGGTACTCATTACATCACGGCGATGCATTTTTTGTCCAACTGCCAAGTCAGCATTGTTACTTTCTTCCCGAGAGCAGTGAAAGCTGGGAATTTATTTATATTACATTAACCGGAAGTGCCGCTGCTTCATGCTGGGATTTTATTCATGTTCATGCCGGGAAGACTGTAAATATTCCTCCAGAAACAAATCTGATTCAACTATTGTACAGCCTCCTCCAAGAAACAAGAGAACAAAAAATGATTGATGCTTATCTATCCTCGGCTAGAGCCTACGAATTTATCATGGAATGCTATCGTTTTACAAAAAAACTCAATACTGCCAATCAAGAAATTCGAAAAATGACGGGTTTTTCTCCAGGAGAATTTAGAGAAAGCCGAATAAGCAATCTAGATTATTTAATCCTGTAG